In Porites lutea chromosome 1, jaPorLute2.1, whole genome shotgun sequence, a single genomic region encodes these proteins:
- the LOC140927451 gene encoding uncharacterized protein, which translates to MAWLLRFVQFVKDKQNAKTGRLTVDDFDAATAAIVRIVQGLAYPQEIKDLKSNGAVKPSTKVASLNPKLDEGGILRVNGRGLLKPTSCTLGQQMIFPRDHPVAKSIVRHVHHLIGHLGREHVIAKLREDFWIPQVLVLVRSVLDRCLTCKKLNAKPMTQQMAPLPFSFTGMDLFGPIYVKHGRGTAKRWCCLFTCLTTRSVHLEVVNSMDTDEFIMCLRRFINRKGDVKELRCDNGSNFVGSERELKKSLQEWNQGQIERELIQRGCKWIFQPPTASSMSGVWERMVRSAKTVLKSILGAQTVTDMVLRTLLTEAERILNGRALTANSDDPNDLEPLTPAHLLMQRKIICLPPGV; encoded by the coding sequence ATGGCCTGGCTCCTGCGTTTTGTACAATTTGTTAAGGACAAACAGAACGCCAAAACTGGTCGTCTCACTGTTGACGATTTTGACGCTGCAACTGCAGCAATTGTGAGGATTGTCCAAGGATTGGCGTATCCACAGGAGATTAAAGATTTGAAGTCGAACGGTGCGGTCAAGCCGTCCACCAAGGTTGCGTCGCTGAATCCCAAACTTGACGAAGGCGGAATCCTGAGAGTCAATGGCCGTGGTCTGCTCAAGCCGACCTCCTGTACACTAGGCCAACAAATGATTTTTCCCAGAGACCATCCGGTAGCCAAGTCGATTGTTCGTCACGTTCACCACCTTATTGGTCACTTGGGACGCGAACATGTTATTGCAAAGTTGCGGGAAGATTTCTGGATCCCTCAAGTGCTTGTATTGGTTAGATCGGTCCTTGATCGATGCCTTACCTGCAAGAAACTTAACGCCAAACCTATGACCCAGCAGATGGCGCCCTTACCGTTTTCGTTCACTGGTATGGACCTCTTTGGCCCGATTTATGTGAAACATGGTCGAGGAACAGCGAAACGGTGGTGTTGCTTGTTTACCTGTTTAACCACCCGTAGCGTGCATCTTGAAGTGGTTAATTCTATGGATACTGATGAGTTCATTATGTGTTTAAGGCGTTTTATAAATCGAAAGGGAGACGTGAAAGAGTTACGATGTGACAACGGTTCTAACTTCGTTGGGTCTGAACGAGAATTGAAGAAGAGTCTCCAGGAATGGAACCAAGGGCAGATAGAGAGAGAGCTGATACAACGAGGCTGTAAATGGATATTTCAACCCCCGACTGCGTCAAGCATGTCTGGCGTGTGGGAACGTATGGTTCGAAGTGCAAAGACAGTCTTAAAGTCCATTTTGGGGGCGCAAACTGTGACAGATATGGTTCTACGAACACTCCTTACTGAGGCTGAGCGTATCCTTAACGGAAGAGCCCTCACAGCGAACTCGGACGATCCGAACGATCTCGAACCGCTAACACCGGCCCACCTATTGATGCAGAGGAAGATCATCTGTTTGCCTCCTGGAGTCTGA
- the LOC140927458 gene encoding uncharacterized protein, which yields MTKHRLECLRRRLTKPGNEEMAVKYREVMDSYISTAECEGTSLNKNLLTGPDVANNLVGVLLRFRQAKIAFVADIEEMFHQIPVRKEDKDSLRFLWWTNGYDNPPDTYVMQVHIFGAASSPCIANSTFRRVADDNAEEYSSSVITAVKRNFYVDHALPSENDEQSAIRLAHDMVELLARGGFNLTKFTSNSKRLLSAVPNDKRSKPDLNLDLDELPIERALGVRWSVEDDTLGFEIRSLVRPETKRGILSTVCSLFDPLGFAAPMALSARRLIQDLWKANIGWDAPLSEEFLSKWRAWNTELPLLSELSIPRSYFLSDGDPGQCKLQLHVFSDASEIGYGASSYLRSEYPDGRVHCAFIIGKARNAPVKFVSIPRLELQAAVLAARMFKMLQEKLELNISGTYLWTDSEIVLHYLRNEKRRLQTFVANRVEEIKEHTLVED from the exons ATGACCAAGCACCGTCTAGAGTGCCTGAGACGCCGTCTTACAAAACCTGGCAACGAAGAAATGGCCGTTAAGTACCGCGAAGTTATGGATAGTTATATCAGCA CAGCTGAATGCGAGGGAACTTCGCTTAATAAGAACTTGCTGACTGGACCAGATGTAGCCAACAACTTGGTTGGTGTTCTCCTACGTTTCCGCCAGGCAAAAATAGCGTTCGTTGCTGACATCGAAGAGATGTTTCATCAGATACCTGTGCGTAAGGAAGACAAGGATTCGTTGAGGTTCCTGTGGTGGACAAATGGATATGATAATCCCCCTGATACATACGTCATGCAAGTGCATATTTTCGGAGCGGCTTCCTCCCCCTGTATTGCAAACTCAACTTTCCGCCGTGTGGCCGACGACAATGCCGAAGAGTACAGCTCTAGTGTTATTACAGCTGTGAAAAGGAATTTCTATGTTGACCATGCTCTTCCCTCTGAGAATGATGAACAGTCCGCTATTCGCCTAGCCCATGACATGGTAGAACTGCTCGCTCGAGGCGGATTTAACTTGACTAAGTTTACGTCGAACTCCAAGAGACTACTAAGTGCTGTCCCAAATGATAAGCGATCTAAGCCAGATCTAAACCTTGACCTGGACGAGCTACCTATAGAGCGTGCACTCGGAGTACGTTGGTCTGTTGAAGATGATACGTTGGGGTTCGAAATAAGAAGCCTAGTTCGCCCTGAAACGAAGCGCGGTATACTCTCcactgtttgttcattgtttGATCCTCTGGGTTTCGCAGCACCAATGGCTTTGTCCGCACGACGCCTGATTCAAGACCTATGGAAGGCTAACATAGGCTGGGATGCGCCCTTGAGCGAAGAATTTCTGTCTAAGTGGAGAGCATGGAACACTGAGTTACCTTTGTTGTCCGAGTTGTCCATCCCTCGGTCCTATTTCCTGTCGGACGGTGACCCGGGTCAATGTAAGTTACAGCTTCATGTGTTTTCAGATGCGTCAGAGATTGGTTATGGCGCATCATCTTATCTGCGAAGCGAGTACCCCGATGGACGTGTTCATTGCGCCTTCATTATTGGTAAGGCCAGGAATGCACCTGTGAAATTTGTTAGTATTCCAAGACTGGAATTGCAAGCAGCTGTACTCGCAGCCCGGATGTTTAAGATGTTGCAAGAGAAACTTGAACTGAACATTTCCGGGACGTATCTTTGGACTGATAGTGAAATAGTGCTGCACTATCTGAGAAACGAGAAACGAAGACTTCAGACCTTTGTAGCTAACAGAGTGGAAGAAATAAAGGAGCACACACTTGTAGAGGATTAG